The Acidimicrobiia bacterium genome window below encodes:
- a CDS encoding pyruvate, phosphate dikinase translates to AGIRVTKPMSQLAIEMPTLYNQYESIALSLERHYRDMQDMEFTVERGTLWILQTRNGKRTAQAAVKIAVDLADEGLISRNEAVQRISPEQVEFFLHPSFTPASKEAAFDGGHHLTTALNVSPGAAVGVVAFDADLAAEWAAAGRAVVMVRPETKPDDVHGMLAAEGILTTRGGRTSHAALVARQFGKPAVVGANELDVDLSERIMTVGNDVISEGDWISIDGTTGEVFSGQLETRTPDLENPVLKVLLSWADAVRDIGVWANADHPADAELARSYGAEGIGLVRTEHMFFDVDRLPIVQRMIMATSPTERTEALAQLLPFQRRDFVGLFRAMDGLPVTIRLIDPPLHEFLPSHDDITADLADLKIQLLSARSLPEVDQLLTRVEAAEHLLHEVEALREANPMLGLRGVRLGLMMPALTRMQVRAIFEAAIEVQNTGVVVHPKIMIPLVAHVNELARQRESLEEEAAAVMTEAGIDINYEFGTMIEIPRAALTTGQIAQCAEFVSFGTNDLTQMTYGISRDDAEKAFLVKYLEEGILDRNPFASIDEAGVGRLMRISVEEGRAARPGLEAGICGEHGGDPASIAFCRTIGLDYVSCSPPRVPIARLAAAQAALVDMIPADLSEMAVPV, encoded by the coding sequence GCCGGCATCCGGGTCACCAAGCCGATGTCGCAACTGGCCATCGAAATGCCGACGCTTTACAACCAGTACGAGTCCATCGCACTCTCTCTCGAGCGCCATTACCGCGACATGCAAGACATGGAGTTCACCGTTGAACGAGGAACCCTGTGGATTCTGCAAACCCGCAACGGAAAACGGACCGCGCAGGCCGCCGTCAAGATCGCGGTCGATCTCGCTGACGAAGGCCTCATCAGCCGCAATGAAGCCGTGCAAAGGATCTCTCCCGAGCAGGTCGAGTTCTTCCTCCATCCATCCTTTACCCCCGCCAGTAAAGAAGCCGCGTTCGACGGCGGCCACCATCTCACCACAGCCCTGAATGTATCCCCGGGAGCCGCGGTCGGGGTGGTCGCCTTCGACGCCGACCTGGCGGCCGAGTGGGCAGCTGCCGGACGGGCGGTTGTCATGGTACGACCGGAAACCAAGCCGGACGATGTCCACGGCATGCTGGCCGCCGAGGGGATTCTCACCACGCGCGGTGGACGCACCAGCCATGCCGCCCTCGTCGCTCGTCAGTTCGGCAAACCGGCCGTCGTCGGCGCCAACGAACTCGACGTGGACCTATCCGAACGGATCATGACTGTCGGCAACGACGTCATCAGCGAAGGTGACTGGATCTCGATCGACGGCACCACAGGCGAGGTGTTCTCCGGACAGCTCGAAACCCGGACCCCTGACCTTGAAAACCCGGTCCTGAAGGTTCTGCTTAGCTGGGCGGACGCCGTTCGGGACATCGGAGTGTGGGCCAACGCCGACCATCCGGCTGACGCAGAACTAGCTCGCTCCTATGGCGCCGAGGGAATTGGCCTCGTTCGAACCGAGCACATGTTCTTCGACGTCGATCGGCTGCCGATCGTGCAACGCATGATCATGGCGACAAGCCCGACCGAGCGAACCGAAGCACTCGCTCAACTACTCCCATTCCAGCGGCGCGACTTCGTTGGCTTGTTCCGCGCCATGGATGGTCTTCCGGTAACGATCCGGCTCATCGACCCGCCGTTGCATGAATTTCTGCCGAGCCATGACGACATCACCGCCGACCTCGCCGACCTGAAAATCCAGTTGCTCTCGGCCCGCAGCCTGCCCGAAGTAGATCAACTGCTCACCCGGGTCGAGGCGGCCGAACACCTGTTGCATGAGGTCGAAGCCCTGCGAGAAGCCAACCCGATGCTCGGGTTGCGTGGGGTGCGGCTCGGTCTCATGATGCCGGCACTTACCCGAATGCAGGTGCGAGCCATCTTCGAAGCGGCCATCGAGGTTCAAAATACCGGTGTGGTCGTGCACCCGAAGATCATGATCCCCCTGGTGGCTCACGTGAACGAACTGGCCCGGCAACGAGAGTCGCTGGAGGAAGAGGCGGCCGCGGTCATGACAGAGGCCGGTATCGATATCAACTATGAGTTCGGCACGATGATCGAGATCCCCCGGGCGGCACTGACCACCGGCCAGATCGCTCAATGTGCCGAGTTCGTATCGTTCGGAACCAATGACCTGACTCAGATGACCTACGGAATTTCGCGCGATGATGCCGAGAAGGCGTTCCTCGTGAAGTATCTCGAAGAAGGTATTCTCGACCGTAATCCCTTTGCCAGCATTGATGAGGCGGGCGTCGGTCGACTCATGCGGATCTCGGTCGAGGAAGGACGAGCGGCCCGGCCCGGCCTCGAAGCGGGGATATGTGGCGAGCACGGCGGCGATCCGGCATCGATAGCGTTCTGCCGGACCATCGGTCTCGACTACGTGAGTTGTTCACCGCCTCGAGTGCCAATTGCCCGCCTGGCCGCTGCCCAGGCTGCCCTGGTTGACATGATCCCGGCCGACCTTTCGGAGATGGCCGTGCCGGTTTGA